The following are encoded together in the Cynocephalus volans isolate mCynVol1 chromosome 4, mCynVol1.pri, whole genome shotgun sequence genome:
- the LOC134376106 gene encoding LOW QUALITY PROTEIN: zinc finger protein 420-like (The sequence of the model RefSeq protein was modified relative to this genomic sequence to represent the inferred CDS: substituted 1 base at 1 genomic stop codon), with amino-acid sequence MTESPGTVTSRTKIGPLADGPVLLGVKEVLKSLKDAVQPECYLHFQEQQKMNKSLGLVSFEDVAVDFTWEEWQDLDDGQRTLYRSVMLETYSNLVSLGYCITKPEVIFKLEQEAEQWTIDSQNQSLQDVQIVEVLITKSQERHDTYLQDVVITNSNTSTEERVEIEQAFHLSSNHISSSIINNEKYLGLRCKEFNVCQNVHPPREADWMHAGEKSDEANITGKLWRHCEYLNQHSKIHVQQQAFEYSGQWKSFNTKPILLEQKKAYIGEMSCKFEYGKVFHKSAVLAQEIIPVSEKAFQFDICWRKFCENYELTEQQKIHTEEKPYKYSECDKSFMKKLPLTIHKRTHTGEKLYVCNECGKTFHSSSNLSKHRRVHTGENPYECSQCGKTFHRKSHLSRHQRIHTGEKPYQCSECGKTFYEKSLLSEHQRTHTGEKPYECSACGKTFHGKSHLSRHQRIHTGEKPYQCSECGKTFHRKSLLSEHQRIHTGEKPYECSACGKTFHRKSHLSVHQRIHTGEKPYECSECGETFHRKLHFSRHQRIHTGEKPYECSECGKTFHRKSLLSVHQRIHTGEKPYECSQCGKTFHRKSLLSVHQRIHTGEKPYECTACGKTFHRNSGLSRHQRIHTGEKPYECSQCGKTFHRKSLLSEHQRIHTGEKPYQCSACGKTFHRKSVLSRHQRIHTGEKPYQCSECGKTFYEKSDLRKHQRIHTGEKPYECSACGKTFHGKSHLSRHQRIHTGEKPYQCSECGKTFHRKSLLSEHQRIHTGEKPYECMNVEKLFTGSYTSAGIREFTXVRNHINVVNVEKPFTGSHSSVCIREFTLVRNHMNVVNVEKPFTGTFHRKSVLSRHQRIHTGEKPYQCSECGKTFYEKSDLRKHQRIHTGEKPYECKECRKTYSSKSCLIVHQRTHTGEKPYQCSECGKTFYEKSDLRKHQRIHTGEKPYECKECRKTYSSKSCLIVHQRTHTGEKPYECSQCGKTFCQKSHLSRHQRTHIREKYCMAKTS; translated from the exons GGGTTAGTGTCTTTTGAGGATGTTGCTGTGGACTTCAcatgggaggagtggcaggacctTGATGATGGTCAGAGGACTTTGTACAGGagtgtgatgctggagacctacagcaaCCTGGTGTCATTGG GGTACTGCATTACCAAACCTGAAGTGATCTTCAAGTTGGAGCAAGAAGCAGAACAATGGACAATAGACTCCCAAAACCAGAGTCTACAAG atgtTCAGATAGTCGAAGTTCTAATTACAAAAAGCCAAGAACGTCATGATACATATTTGCAGGATGTTGTAATTACCAACAGCAATACATCAACTGAGGAGAGAGTTGAAATAGAACAAGCATTTCATTTGAGCTCAAACCATATTTCAAGTtcaattataaataatgaaaagtatTTAGGACTGAGGTGCAAAGAGTTCAATGTATGTCAGAATGTACATCCTCCTAGAGAGGCTGATTGGATGCATGCTGGAGAGAAATCTGATGAGGCTAATATAACTGGAAAATTGTGGAGACATTGTGAGTATCTTAATCAGCATTCCAAGATTCATGTTCAGCAGCAGGCTTTTGAATATAGTGGACAATGGAAATCCTTCAACACAAAGCCAATACTATTGGAACAGAAGAAAGCGTATATAGGAGAGATGTCCTGTAAATTTGAGTATGGGAAAGTCTTTCATAAGTCAGCTGTTCTTGCCCAAGAGATAATTCCAGTATCAGagaaagcttttcagtttgacataTGTTGGAGAAAGTTCTGTGAAAATTATGAACTCACTGAACAGCAGAAAATACACACAgaagagaaaccctataaatatAGTGAATGTGATAAATCATTCATGAAGAAATTACCCCTTACAATCCATAAGAGAACACATACAGGGGAGAAGCTATATgtgtgtaatgaatgtgggaaaacctttcaCAGTTCCTCAAACCTCAGCAAGCATCGGAgagttcacacaggtgagaatccatatgaatgtagtcaatgtggaaaaacctttcacaggaagtcacacctcagcaggcatcagagaattcacacaggtgagaaaccatatcagtgtagtgaatgtggaaaaaccttttatgAGAAGTCACTCCTCAGTgagcatcagagaactcacactggtgagaaaccatatgaatgtagtgcatgtggaaaaacctttcatgggaagtcacacctcagcaggcatcagagaattcacacaggtgagaaaccatatcagtgtagtgaatgtggaaaaacctttcacaggaagtcactcCTCAGtgagcatcagagaattcacacaggcgagaaaccatatgaatgtagtgcatgtggaaaaacctttcacaggaagtcacacctcagtgtgcatcagagaattcacacaggtgagaaaccatatgaatgtagtgaatgtggagaaacctttcacaggaagttacacttcagcaggcatcagagaattcacacaggcgagaaaccatatgaatgtagtgaatgtggaaaaacctttcacaggaagtcactcCTCAgtgtgcatcagagaattcacactggtgagaaaccatatgaatgtagtcaatgtggaaaaacctttcacaggaagtcactcCTCAgtgtgcatcagagaattcacacaggtgagaaaccatatgaatgtactGCATGTGGTAAAACCTTTCACAGGAACTCAggcctcagcaggcatcagagaattcacacaggtgagaaaccatatgaatgtagtcaatgtggaaaaacctttcacaggaagtcactcCTCAGtgagcatcagagaattcacacaggtgagaaaccatatcagTGTAGtgcatgtggaaaaacctttcacaggaagtcagtcctcagcaggcatcagagaattcacacaggtgagaaaccatatcagtgtagtgaatgtggaaaaaccttttatgAGAAGTCAGATCTCcgcaagcatcagagaattcacacaggtgaaaaaccatatgaatgtagtgcatgtggaaaaacctttcatgggaagtcacacctcagcaggcatcagagaattcacacaggtgagaaaccatatcagtgtagtgaatgtggaaaaacctttcacaggaagtcactcCTCAGtgagcatcagagaattcacacaggcgagaaaccatatgaatgta tgaatgtggagaAACTTTTCACAGGAAGTTACActtcagcaggcatcagagaattcacataggtgagaaaccatataaatgtagtgaatgtggaaaaacctttcacaggaagtcactcCTCAgtgtgcatcagagaattcacactggtgagaaaccatatgaatgtagtcaatgtggaaaaacctttcacaggaa CCTTTCACAGGAAGTCAgtcctcagcaggcatcagagaattcacacaggtgagaaaccatatcagtgtagtgaatgtggaaaaaccttttatgAGAAGTCAGATCTCcgcaagcatcagagaattcacacaggtgaaaaaccatatgaatgtaaagaatgtagaaaaacttaCTCCAGTAAATCATGCCTCAttgtacatcagagaactcacacaggtgagaaaccatatcagtgtagtgaatgtggaaaaaccttttatgAGAAGTCAGATCTCcgcaagcatcagagaattcacacaggtgaaaaaccatatgaatgtaaagaatgtagaaaaacttaCTCCAGTAAATCATGCCTCAttgtacatcagagaactcacacaggtgagaaaccatatgagtgtagtcaatgtgggaaaac CTTTTGTCAGAAGTCACACCTAAGcagacatcagagaactcacataagggagaaatactgcatggcaAAGACTAGCTAA